DNA sequence from the Thermodesulfitimonas autotrophica genome:
GGGTTTGAGCGTGGGGGAACCTAAAGAACTTATGTACCAGGTGCTCGATTGGACGGTGCCGCTTTTGCCGCCGGAAAAGCCCCGGTATCTTATGGGTGTCGGCCACCCTGACGACATCATCGAAGCGGTCGCGCGCGGGGTGGATATGTTCGACTGCGTCCTACCAACGCGGCTCGGGCGGCACGGCGGGGCGCTGACGCCTTTTGGCCGGCTCAACATTCGTAACGCCTGCTACGCGCGCGATTTTGGCCCTTTGGTGCCGGGATGCGACTGCTACGCCTGCCAAAATTATAGCCGGGCTTACCTTCACCACCTGGTCCGGGCGGGGGAAATCTTGGGGTTGCGGCTGCTTACCACCCACAACCTTCATTTTCTCCTGAAGCTAACGGCGGAAATCCGCGCGGCCATTGCCCGCGGCGAGTTGGGGCTTCTCCGCGCCCGTTGGCGCGAGCGGTGCGGCGGGAACCGGACGGTACTGGAGGCAGAAGGTGACACTTAAAAATTTCTGCAGAAAAAAGGATTCGTGAGGCGGAGCGCGAATTAGATTTCGAAGCCAGAAAGGGGGGAGGCCGGTGATGAACCAGCAGTTGATTTCGATTCTCTACCTGATAGGCCTTTTTGTCCTGTTCTATTTCCTGCTCATTCGGCCGCAGCAGGTCCGGCAGAAAAGGCACCAGGAAATGATCCGGAATCTCAAGACAGGCGACCGGGTGATCACTGCTGGCGGTATTTACGGCAGCGTTGTTAAGATAAAGGAAGACTCGGTTATCCTGCGTGTTGCCGATAACGTACGCATTGAGGTTCTGAAACAGGCTATCGCCCAGGTAGCGGAGAAGGGCGAGGAGAACGCGAGAGATTAAAGGAGCTGGAGCAGGGGCAGGAGCAGCCGTGATCAGCCCGAGCGACGTCAAGAAAAACCCGGTAGTGGAGACTTTTATCCGTTACGGTAACCAGTTCCTCGGGGCGATGGGCTACACCGAGCATGGTTTCCGTCACGTAAACTTAGTGGCGACCATCGCCCGCAATATTTTGGAACGCCTCAACTTTCCCCCGCGGGAGGCGGAACTTGCGGCCATTGCGGGGTATCTGCACGATATCGGTAACGTGGTGAGCCGGAACAACCACGGCATTTCCGGGGCCGTCATCGCCTACCGGATTCTAAGTGATATGGGAATGCCGCCGGACGAAGTGGCGTTGGTTATTTCGGCGATCGCCAACCACGAGGAGGAGTACGGCCATCCGGTGAGTAACGTGGCGGCGGCTTTGATCCTCGCGGATAAATCCGACGTGCACCGCTCCCGCGTCCGCAACCCCGACCTTTCGAGTTTCGACATCCACGACCGGGTTAACTACGCTGTGGAACACTCTTTCCTTTGGGTGAAGGAAGAACGCCGGGTGATTACGCTGGACCTGACCATTGACATTGAGATCTGCCCGGTGATGGAGTACTTCGAGATTTTTTTGACCCGGATGGCGCTCTGCCGCCGGGCGGCCAACTTTTTAAAAGCTGATTTTGAGCTAATGATTAACGGAGCCAAGCTCCTCTAACGTGTTAAAAGGTTTGAGGTGACGCAAGTGCGGTGGGATAAGGTTTTAAAGCTCTTAACAGTGGTGGCTGTGGTGGGACTGGTGGCCTGGTTTGCCCTAAAACCGCCGGTTAAGGTTGCCTGGCTGCCGGTTACGAAGTTTGTGCGGTTAGGGCTTGACCTCAGGGGCGGTGTGCACGTGGTCTTGCAAGCGGTCGATACGCCCGAAGCGAAGGTGACGCCCGAGGCGATGAAGCGCGTGATCGGCATCTTAGAGGAGCGGATCAACCGGTTCGGCGTCACCGAGCCGGTGATTCAACAGCAGGGCTCGCGGCGGGTGATCGTGGAGATTGCCGGCGTAAAAGACCCGGATGAGGTGGTGCGAACGCTGATTAAGACCGCCTACCTCGAGTTTAAGACCGAGGGCGGTGAGGTGATCGTCACCGGCCGGGATCTTAAGGAGGCACGGGAAGCACTTGACCCTCAGTCCAACCAGCCGGAGGTCGATCTGACCTTCAACCCGGTGGGGGCGAAAAAGTTCGCCGACGCGACAACGGCTAACGTGAACCGTAGGATTGGCATTTACCTTGACGGGCAGATGATTCAGAACCCGGTCGTGCAGGAGCCGATCACCAACGGCCGGGCGCGGATTACCGGCTACGCTACACTGGAGGAGGCACACCGGATCGCGGTGCTCCTGCAATCGGGCGCCTTGCCGGTCAAGCTCGAAGTCCTGGAAAAGCGGACGGTCGGGCCAACGCTTGGTGCGGACTCCCTGCACAAGTCGCTTTATGCCGGTGCTGTGGGGCTACTGGCGATCCTGCTCTTCATGGTTCTCTACTACCGGGTGCCGGGAGTTATAGCCGATTTCAGCCTCACCGTTTACGCTCTCCTCGTCCTCTTCATCTTTACGGCCTTGAAGGTGACCATGACCCTGCCCGGCATCGCGGGTTACATCTTGAGCTTAGCGATGGCGGTAGACGCGAACATCATCATCTTTGAGCGGCTCAAGGAAGAGCTGCGGACGGGGAAAACCCTGCGTGCGGCGATTGACGACGGTTTCAAGCGGGCTTTCGTAGCGATTTTTGATGCCAACCTGACGACAGTTATCGCAGCCCTTGTGCTATACTATTTCGGCACCGGGCCGATTAAAGGCTTCGCGGTCACCCTGACTATCGGTATCGCGGTCAGTATGTTTACCGCGATTACGATGACCCGGTGGCTCCTGCACTTGGTGGCGGGGACGGGGCTTATTAAGAACCCGAAGCTTTACGGCGCGTGACCTTTCGAGGGAGGTAGAGGCGTTTGCGGCTCCACTTTATTCGGTTGCGCTTCATCTGGTATGCTTTGTCGCTTCTCGTTATTCTGCCCGGCATCATCAGCCTGGCTACGCGGGGGCTTAACTTGGGGATCGATTTTACCGGGGGCAGCCTTTTAGACGTTAAGTTCACGCGGGCGGTAGAAACACGGGAGGTGCGCCAGGTTCTTGCGGACTTTGGGCTGGAGAAGAGCCTAATTCAGAAGAGCGGCCCGAGCAGCTTTATCATCCGGACGCGGGCGCTCGACGAAAATGAGAGCGGGAAGGTAGTAGCGGCGCTTAATAGCCGCTTAGGCGGGATGACGCTGCTCCGGAACGAGAAGGTCGGGCCGGTGATTGGCAAGGAGCTGACCCAGAAAGCGATCCTGGCGGTGCTTATCGCCTCCGTACTGATGCTGGTCTACATCGCCATCAGGTTCGAATTTAAGCAGGGTGTGGCAGCAGTGGCGGCGCTGCTGCACGACGGACTCGTGGTTCTCGGTGTCTTTTCCCTTTTTCAGATCGAGGTGGACAGCTCCTTTGTAGCGGCGGTCCTGACCATCTTAGGTTACTCGATCAACGACACGATCATCATCTTCGACCGCATCCGGGAAAATATCAAGACCAAGAGGGTTACCGGCCCCCTGGAGGACGTGATCAACGTAAGCCTCTGGCAGACGATGGCCCGGTCAATCAACACGGTTCTGGCGGTGCTCTTTGTGTTGGTGGCGCTTTACCTTTTCGGTGGCAGCACCATCAAGAACTTCGTCCTGGCGTTGATCGTCGGCGTTTCGAGCGGCTGTTACAGCTCCATCTGCAACGCCAGCCCCCTCTGGTACGATTTGAAACGCCTGGGGGACAAAAAGAAAGCTCCGGCCGGCGGTAAAGTTTCGGCTCGGGCGCGGGCCTGAGGGGCGGTTGGCTATGGAAGGCGCGAAGCGCATCATCGTGACGGTGCTGGGGCGCGACCGGGTGGGAATTATCGCCGGCGTCGCGGGGGTGCTGGCGGCACACAACGTAAACATTCTCGATATCAGCCAGACGATCCTCCAGGAGTTTTTGGCGATGATCATGATCTGCGATATAAGTCGCGCCACGGTCGATCTTGGCACCCTGAAGGCCCGCCTTGAAGAAAAGGGGGCGGAGCTCGGGGTGCGGATCGACGCACAGCACGAGGACGCCTTTGTTTATATGCACCGAATCTGAGGGATGTGTGTGGCGGTAGGCGCATGCTGATCGAGCCGCAGCGGGGAGGCGGCTCGTATCGTTTAAGGAGGGCGGCGGCACAGAAGTATGTTAACCATTCACGAGATTCTCGAGACGATCAAGATGATCCAGGAAGAAAAGTTGGACATCCGCACCATTACGCTGGGCATCAACCTCCGCGACTGCGCCGATGCGGATCCCCGGGCGGCCTGCCGGAAAATCTACGCCAAAATCACCCGGTGTGCGGCGCGCCTGGTGGCGGTAGGGGAGGAGATTGAGCGGGAGTACGGCAT
Encoded proteins:
- a CDS encoding ACT domain-containing protein; this encodes MEGAKRIIVTVLGRDRVGIIAGVAGVLAAHNVNILDISQTILQEFLAMIMICDISRATVDLGTLKARLEEKGAELGVRIDAQHEDAFVYMHRI
- the secD gene encoding protein translocase subunit SecD, with the protein product MTQVRWDKVLKLLTVVAVVGLVAWFALKPPVKVAWLPVTKFVRLGLDLRGGVHVVLQAVDTPEAKVTPEAMKRVIGILEERINRFGVTEPVIQQQGSRRVIVEIAGVKDPDEVVRTLIKTAYLEFKTEGGEVIVTGRDLKEAREALDPQSNQPEVDLTFNPVGAKKFADATTANVNRRIGIYLDGQMIQNPVVQEPITNGRARITGYATLEEAHRIAVLLQSGALPVKLEVLEKRTVGPTLGADSLHKSLYAGAVGLLAILLFMVLYYRVPGVIADFSLTVYALLVLFIFTALKVTMTLPGIAGYILSLAMAVDANIIIFERLKEELRTGKTLRAAIDDGFKRAFVAIFDANLTTVIAALVLYYFGTGPIKGFAVTLTIGIAVSMFTAITMTRWLLHLVAGTGLIKNPKLYGA
- the yajC gene encoding preprotein translocase subunit YajC, coding for MNQQLISILYLIGLFVLFYFLLIRPQQVRQKRHQEMIRNLKTGDRVITAGGIYGSVVKIKEDSVILRVADNVRIEVLKQAIAQVAEKGEENARD
- a CDS encoding HD domain-containing protein; this translates as MISPSDVKKNPVVETFIRYGNQFLGAMGYTEHGFRHVNLVATIARNILERLNFPPREAELAAIAGYLHDIGNVVSRNNHGISGAVIAYRILSDMGMPPDEVALVISAIANHEEEYGHPVSNVAAALILADKSDVHRSRVRNPDLSSFDIHDRVNYAVEHSFLWVKEERRVITLDLTIDIEICPVMEYFEIFLTRMALCRRAANFLKADFELMINGAKLL
- the secF gene encoding protein translocase subunit SecF, whose amino-acid sequence is MRLHFIRLRFIWYALSLLVILPGIISLATRGLNLGIDFTGGSLLDVKFTRAVETREVRQVLADFGLEKSLIQKSGPSSFIIRTRALDENESGKVVAALNSRLGGMTLLRNEKVGPVIGKELTQKAILAVLIASVLMLVYIAIRFEFKQGVAAVAALLHDGLVVLGVFSLFQIEVDSSFVAAVLTILGYSINDTIIIFDRIRENIKTKRVTGPLEDVINVSLWQTMARSINTVLAVLFVLVALYLFGGSTIKNFVLALIVGVSSGCYSSICNASPLWYDLKRLGDKKKAPAGGKVSARARA